The following are encoded in a window of Carassius auratus strain Wakin chromosome 6, ASM336829v1, whole genome shotgun sequence genomic DNA:
- the LOC113097160 gene encoding FK506-binding protein 5 isoform X2, whose translation MTKRKGKGTNKQDDSLLLLETPSVTPPRGFKEYAVPAIVFFIFAVGGSTAVWFCSQQQQTIDSLAETVNAMQLRITKFQQQLGMGNAQIANVGVFEERLQALEEAFTQAQKKADVALATSEKIKSTDLQNQFWSLQSEMNGKLSELQQESVSTATLNAVVKNKTEEIETLKQRLISILTANSEVAVTISGLTDTVLVTKSRLDEQMSTIDGLTSELEEQRTELSSLKESFISNKKALERNRQKVMDIKDLLEMEQARRSQVLEEQLMAVRRSLEDHQKSTHSLHSHLAAQIEIIQSQMLFESQQSSTEENISVEEQQVEQAATQETVEEVHDEEEERVVHEEDETTEDVQVHGEEPVEKQTNENEIPEEAEVKEDVAEEQAVTEENEQADDVPLHQDIIEEAVTQQDEMAEELQVSDKEVPAEEVQVLGEEESVEKQLLTEEDVITEEVEINDGDVIEEQAVTEGDAISEEVQVNDEDVFEEQAVTEGDAISEDIQVNDGDVIEERAVAEGDEITEEIPDQEEEEVVFDVEDQASIEETGADKSVSRAVDNFSEDQIVEDISQEQTSQEQLEETEKQKDLEEFEEHVQEEEEEEEEEEEENPTEEIVEELDEKSISINGS comes from the exons ATGACCAAGCGCAAAGGAAAAGGTACCAATAAACAGGACGACAGTTTGCTGCTCTTGGAGACGCCATCTGTAACACCACCGAGGGGATTTAAAGAATATGCAGTCCCTgccattgttttctttattttcgcTGTCGGGGGATCAACGGCAGTCTGGTTCTGCAGCCAGCAGCAGCAAACCATCGACAGTCTAGCAGAGACAGTCAATGCAATGCAACTTAGGATAACAAAGTTCCAACAGCAGTTGGGAATGGGTAATGCACAG ATTGCCAATGTGGGTGTTTTTGAAGAACGTCTACAAGCACTGGAAGAAGCCTTCACACAGGCCCAAAAAAAGGCAGATGTTGCACTGGCcacttcagaaaaaataaaatctactgATCTTCAAAACCAATTCTGGTCTCTTCAGTCTGAGATGAATGGCAAACTTTCTGAACTCCAGCAGGAATCTGTTTCCACTGCAACGTTGAATGCTGTGGTCAAGAATAAGACCGAAGAGATAGAAACACTGAAGCAGAGGCTTATTTCTATCCTTACTGCGAACTCCGAGGTAGCTGTTACCATTTCTGGGCTCACAGACACTGTTTTGGTCACCAAATCACGTCTTGACGAGCAGATGTCCACTATAGACGGTCTCACATCTGAGTTGGAGGAACAAAGAACGGAACTTTCAAGCCTGAAGGAATCCTTTATCAGCAATAAGAAGGCTCTTGAAAGAAACAGACAGAAGGTGATGGACATCAA AGACCTCCTGGAGATGGAACAGGCAAGAAGATCCCAAGTTCTCGAGGAGCAGCTTATGGCAGTCCGTAGGAGTCTGGAGGACCATCAAAAGAGTACTCATAGTCTTCACTCTCACCTTGCTGCCCAAATTGAGATCATCCAGAGTCAG ATGTTATTTGAAAGCCAGCAGTCCAGTACAGAGGAAAATATTTCAGTAGAAGAGCAGCAAGTGGAGCAAGCAGCAACTCAG GAAACCGTAGAGGAGGttcatgatgaagaagaagagcgAGTAGTACATGAGGAGGACGAGACAACTGAGGATGTTCAGGTTCATGGGGAAGAACCTGTTGAAAAGCAAACCAATGAGAATGAAATTCCGGAGGAAGCTGAAGTCAAAGAAGATGTTGCTGAAGAGCAAGCTGTAACTGAGGAGAATGAACAAGCTGATGATGTTCCATTGCACCAGGATATTATTGAGGAAGCAGTAACTCAACAGGATGAAATGGCAGAGGAGCTACAGGTATCTGACAAGGAAGTACCAGCTGAGGAGGTTCAGGTCCTCGGGGAAGAAGAATCTGTTGAGAAGCAATTATTAACTGAGGAGGATGTAATAACTGAGGAAGTTGAGATCAACGATGGAGATGTTATTGAGGAGCAAGCAGTAACTGAAGGGGATGCAATATCTGAGGAAGTTCAGGTCAACGATGAAGATGTTTTTGAAGAGCAAGCAGTAACTGAAGGGGATGCAATATCTGAGGACATTCAGGTCAACGATGGAGATGTTATTGAAGAGCGAGCAGTAGCTGAGGGAGATGAAATAACTGAGGAGATTCCagaccaagaagaagaagaagttgttTTTGATGTGGAAGACCAAGCTTCCATAGAAGAAACAGGAGCTGACAAAAGTGTGTCGAGAGCTGTTGACAACTTCTCTGAAGATCAGATAGTTGAAGATATCAGTCAGGAGCAGACATCACAGGAGCAATTAGAAGAAACTGAGAAGCAGAAAGACTTGGAAGAATTTGAAGAACAcgtgcaagaagaagaagaagaagaagaagaagaagaagaagaaaacccTACTGAGGAGATTGTGGAAGAGCTAGATGAAAAATCCATTTCTATCAATGGAAGTTAA
- the LOC113097160 gene encoding glutamic acid-rich protein isoform X1, giving the protein MTKRKGKGTNKQDDSLLLLETPSVTPPRGFKEYAVPAIVFFIFAVGGSTAVWFCSQQQQTIDSLAETVNAMQLRITKFQQQLGMGNAQIANVGVFEERLQALEEAFTQAQKKADVALATSEKIKSTDLQNQFWSLQSEMNGKLSELQQESVSTATLNAVVKNKTEEIETLKQRLISILTANSEVAVTISGLTDTVLVTKSRLDEQMSTIDGLTSELEEQRTELSSLKESFISNKKALERNRQKVMDIKDLLEMEQARRSQVLEEQLMAVRRSLEDHQKSTHSLHSHLAAQIEIIQSQMLFESQQSSTEENISVEEQQVEQAATQEEVLIKDEEVETKEQAITEEETVEEVHDEEEERVVHEEDETTEDVQVHGEEPVEKQTNENEIPEEAEVKEDVAEEQAVTEENEQADDVPLHQDIIEEAVTQQDEMAEELQVSDKEVPAEEVQVLGEEESVEKQLLTEEDVITEEVEINDGDVIEEQAVTEGDAISEEVQVNDEDVFEEQAVTEGDAISEDIQVNDGDVIEERAVAEGDEITEEIPDQEEEEVVFDVEDQASIEETGADKSVSRAVDNFSEDQIVEDISQEQTSQEQLEETEKQKDLEEFEEHVQEEEEEEEEEEEENPTEEIVEELDEKSISINGS; this is encoded by the exons ATGACCAAGCGCAAAGGAAAAGGTACCAATAAACAGGACGACAGTTTGCTGCTCTTGGAGACGCCATCTGTAACACCACCGAGGGGATTTAAAGAATATGCAGTCCCTgccattgttttctttattttcgcTGTCGGGGGATCAACGGCAGTCTGGTTCTGCAGCCAGCAGCAGCAAACCATCGACAGTCTAGCAGAGACAGTCAATGCAATGCAACTTAGGATAACAAAGTTCCAACAGCAGTTGGGAATGGGTAATGCACAG ATTGCCAATGTGGGTGTTTTTGAAGAACGTCTACAAGCACTGGAAGAAGCCTTCACACAGGCCCAAAAAAAGGCAGATGTTGCACTGGCcacttcagaaaaaataaaatctactgATCTTCAAAACCAATTCTGGTCTCTTCAGTCTGAGATGAATGGCAAACTTTCTGAACTCCAGCAGGAATCTGTTTCCACTGCAACGTTGAATGCTGTGGTCAAGAATAAGACCGAAGAGATAGAAACACTGAAGCAGAGGCTTATTTCTATCCTTACTGCGAACTCCGAGGTAGCTGTTACCATTTCTGGGCTCACAGACACTGTTTTGGTCACCAAATCACGTCTTGACGAGCAGATGTCCACTATAGACGGTCTCACATCTGAGTTGGAGGAACAAAGAACGGAACTTTCAAGCCTGAAGGAATCCTTTATCAGCAATAAGAAGGCTCTTGAAAGAAACAGACAGAAGGTGATGGACATCAA AGACCTCCTGGAGATGGAACAGGCAAGAAGATCCCAAGTTCTCGAGGAGCAGCTTATGGCAGTCCGTAGGAGTCTGGAGGACCATCAAAAGAGTACTCATAGTCTTCACTCTCACCTTGCTGCCCAAATTGAGATCATCCAGAGTCAG ATGTTATTTGAAAGCCAGCAGTCCAGTACAGAGGAAAATATTTCAGTAGAAGAGCAGCAAGTGGAGCAAGCAGCAACTCAGGAGGAAGTTCTGATCAAGGATGAAGAAGTAGAAACAAAGGAACAAGCAATTACTGAGGAGGAAACCGTAGAGGAGGttcatgatgaagaagaagagcgAGTAGTACATGAGGAGGACGAGACAACTGAGGATGTTCAGGTTCATGGGGAAGAACCTGTTGAAAAGCAAACCAATGAGAATGAAATTCCGGAGGAAGCTGAAGTCAAAGAAGATGTTGCTGAAGAGCAAGCTGTAACTGAGGAGAATGAACAAGCTGATGATGTTCCATTGCACCAGGATATTATTGAGGAAGCAGTAACTCAACAGGATGAAATGGCAGAGGAGCTACAGGTATCTGACAAGGAAGTACCAGCTGAGGAGGTTCAGGTCCTCGGGGAAGAAGAATCTGTTGAGAAGCAATTATTAACTGAGGAGGATGTAATAACTGAGGAAGTTGAGATCAACGATGGAGATGTTATTGAGGAGCAAGCAGTAACTGAAGGGGATGCAATATCTGAGGAAGTTCAGGTCAACGATGAAGATGTTTTTGAAGAGCAAGCAGTAACTGAAGGGGATGCAATATCTGAGGACATTCAGGTCAACGATGGAGATGTTATTGAAGAGCGAGCAGTAGCTGAGGGAGATGAAATAACTGAGGAGATTCCagaccaagaagaagaagaagttgttTTTGATGTGGAAGACCAAGCTTCCATAGAAGAAACAGGAGCTGACAAAAGTGTGTCGAGAGCTGTTGACAACTTCTCTGAAGATCAGATAGTTGAAGATATCAGTCAGGAGCAGACATCACAGGAGCAATTAGAAGAAACTGAGAAGCAGAAAGACTTGGAAGAATTTGAAGAACAcgtgcaagaagaagaagaagaagaagaagaagaagaagaagaaaacccTACTGAGGAGATTGTGGAAGAGCTAGATGAAAAATCCATTTCTATCAATGGAAGTTAA
- the LOC113097147 gene encoding RISC-loading complex subunit tarbp2 isoform X1, which yields MNDEKSPDNGKRNSGYTSIEQMLAVNPGKTPISLLQEYGTRIGKTPVYDLLKAEGQAHQPNFTFRVSVGDINCTGQGPSKKAAKHKAAEAALKMLKGGMLGGIGGNGMEGEGFVGIDMEGECPQSDMKSSSSTQQAECNPVGALQELVVQKGWRLPEYTVTQESGPAHRKEFTMTCRVERFVEIGSGTSKKLAKRNAAAKMLSRIHDVPVDMRSSHEAEAEDDTFSMQTGGRPEGGKSKGLGCTWDSLRNSAGEKILQLRCHPLGQPDSNFCSLLRELSEEQRFDVSYLDIEERSLSGLYQCLVELSTQPITVCHGFASSLDAARASAAHNALQYLKIMAGGK from the exons ATGAACGACGAGAAAAGCCCGGATAACGGCAAGAGAAACTCTGGGTATACCAG TATTGAGCAAATGCTGGCTGTGAACCCCGGGAAGACGCCCATCAGTCTGCTGCAGGAATATGGAACGCGGATAGGCAAGACTCCAGTGTACGACCTGCTGAAGGCTGAGGGTCAGGCCCACCAGCCCAACTTCACCTTCCGCGTGTCTGTGGGAGACATCAACTGCACCGGCCAGGGCCCCAGCAAGAAAGCTGCCAAGCACAAAGCCGCCGAAGCTGCCCTGAAAATGCTGAAAGGAGGAATGCTTGGAGGGATCGGAGGAAATGGGATGGAGGGAGAAGGGTTTGTCGGGATTGATATGGAGGGAGAATG CCCTCAGTCAGATATGAAATCTTCCAGTTCAACGCAACAAGCTGAGTGCAATCCAGTTGGAGCTTTGCAG GAGCTAGTGGTGCAAAAAGGCTGGCGTTTACCCGAGTACACGGTCACTCAAGAATCTGGACCTGCACACCGCAAAGAGTTTACAATGACCTGCAGGGTGGAGAGATTTGTTGAGATAG GTAGTGGCACATCAAAAAAGCTTGCTAAAAGAAATGCAGCAGCAAAGATGCTCTCTCGTATCCATGATGTTCCTGTGGACATGCGCAGCAGCCATGAGGCCGAAGCAGAAGATGACACCTTCAGTATG CAAACGGGTGGCAGACCAGAGGGAGGGAAGTCTAAAGGTCTCGGCTGCACATGGGACTCTCTGCGGAACTCCGCCGGGGAGAAGATCCTACAGTTGCGCTGTCATCCTCTGGGCCAACCTGACTCCAATTTCTGTTCTCTCCTTCGTGAGCTTTCTGAGGAACAGCGCTTTGACGTCAGCTACCTGGACATAG AGGAGCGCAGTTTGAGTGGCCTTTACCAGTGTCTGGTGGAGTTGTCCACGCAGCCCATTACCGTCTGCCACGGATTCGCCTCTAGCCTGGATGCAGCACGTGCCAGTGCTGCCCACAATGCCCTTCAGTACCTCAAGATCATGGCAGGGGGGAAATAA
- the LOC113097147 gene encoding RISC-loading complex subunit tarbp2 isoform X2 has protein sequence MLAVNPGKTPISLLQEYGTRIGKTPVYDLLKAEGQAHQPNFTFRVSVGDINCTGQGPSKKAAKHKAAEAALKMLKGGMLGGIGGNGMEGEGFVGIDMEGECPQSDMKSSSSTQQAECNPVGALQELVVQKGWRLPEYTVTQESGPAHRKEFTMTCRVERFVEIGSGTSKKLAKRNAAAKMLSRIHDVPVDMRSSHEAEAEDDTFSMQTGGRPEGGKSKGLGCTWDSLRNSAGEKILQLRCHPLGQPDSNFCSLLRELSEEQRFDVSYLDIEERSLSGLYQCLVELSTQPITVCHGFASSLDAARASAAHNALQYLKIMAGGK, from the exons ATGCTGGCTGTGAACCCCGGGAAGACGCCCATCAGTCTGCTGCAGGAATATGGAACGCGGATAGGCAAGACTCCAGTGTACGACCTGCTGAAGGCTGAGGGTCAGGCCCACCAGCCCAACTTCACCTTCCGCGTGTCTGTGGGAGACATCAACTGCACCGGCCAGGGCCCCAGCAAGAAAGCTGCCAAGCACAAAGCCGCCGAAGCTGCCCTGAAAATGCTGAAAGGAGGAATGCTTGGAGGGATCGGAGGAAATGGGATGGAGGGAGAAGGGTTTGTCGGGATTGATATGGAGGGAGAATG CCCTCAGTCAGATATGAAATCTTCCAGTTCAACGCAACAAGCTGAGTGCAATCCAGTTGGAGCTTTGCAG GAGCTAGTGGTGCAAAAAGGCTGGCGTTTACCCGAGTACACGGTCACTCAAGAATCTGGACCTGCACACCGCAAAGAGTTTACAATGACCTGCAGGGTGGAGAGATTTGTTGAGATAG GTAGTGGCACATCAAAAAAGCTTGCTAAAAGAAATGCAGCAGCAAAGATGCTCTCTCGTATCCATGATGTTCCTGTGGACATGCGCAGCAGCCATGAGGCCGAAGCAGAAGATGACACCTTCAGTATG CAAACGGGTGGCAGACCAGAGGGAGGGAAGTCTAAAGGTCTCGGCTGCACATGGGACTCTCTGCGGAACTCCGCCGGGGAGAAGATCCTACAGTTGCGCTGTCATCCTCTGGGCCAACCTGACTCCAATTTCTGTTCTCTCCTTCGTGAGCTTTCTGAGGAACAGCGCTTTGACGTCAGCTACCTGGACATAG AGGAGCGCAGTTTGAGTGGCCTTTACCAGTGTCTGGTGGAGTTGTCCACGCAGCCCATTACCGTCTGCCACGGATTCGCCTCTAGCCTGGATGCAGCACGTGCCAGTGCTGCCCACAATGCCCTTCAGTACCTCAAGATCATGGCAGGGGGGAAATAA
- the LOC113097113 gene encoding protein TESPA1-like isoform X1, with translation MESPSKIERRQAWASSRHKFTVKDAEHRSSTAEHQSHFSLQDDVFVDGCSAGKIETWLQGCGNEASPAKGSHLTIGPSRTGTSFEDDLSLGAEATALHYPSGAPQFRSTPQHKLNLALLSMGQSVASSAFSTTTNRTVSSVSEVLQMRAEDAEETLFQLGFGCEEPQVTARIPVRFFNFPSQLKGINFRLFLESQLSRIRQEDPCLSLASRFRQVEALTAMANAFYSLYSHVSRTPLQKLAPPQLTFTSPIVERTMSRTSVRSEPRSPVERLKDTISKMCLYTGSRGSDSTSPSNSPRKRKCSLSGVVEKSAEDDNEELCLQMEVDDLEQDLDWFIESKKELEEETYGVNPERTDSSECMPCQSLSETTNENVHNLRHALAECTPCLEPKTDMDVKSKGCTLRSGLSNSSSVTMEPVPIIAHEIICPQVVEYVNQAPYRCIHTNSMDIKNSPFAHQTTNKSPVRQSNANNLPKSDQLCQITITGWEDDTTLSNRDTQEQSSSNIKRLLKPVKPLNLNKQGNSFELEENRVSIQVHSAEEEEATSSEFCSTVTLSVSTHHHKSSPLRGDSFQSDSSGYADEDVNH, from the exons ATGGAGAGTCCTTCTAAGATCGAGAGGCGACAAGCGTGGGCAAGCAGTCGCCACAAGTTTACCGTAAAAGATGCAGAACACCGCAGCTCCACAGCAGAACATCAGTCTCATTTCTCGCTCCAAGATGATGTCTTTGTGGATG GATGCTCTGCTGGAAAAATTGAAACCTGGCTTCAAGGTTGTGG GAATGAAGCCAGTCCTGCCAAAGGCAGTCACCTAACAATAG GCCCTTCGAGGACAGGTACCAGCTTTGAGGATGATCTGAGTCTGGGTGCAGAGG CTACTGCATTACATTATCCATCAGGTGCACCACAGTTTAG AAGCACACCACAACACAAACTCAACCTGGCATTATTAAGCATGGGGCAGAGCGTCGCATCCAGTGCCTTCTCAACCACTACCAACAGGACTGTTTCCAG CGTGTCTGAAGTCCTCCAAATGCGTGCTGAAGATGCAGAAGAGACCCTTTTCCAGCTGGGTTTCGGTTGCGAGGAACCGCAGGTCACTGCCCGTATCCCAGTCCGCTTCTTCAATTTCCCATCCCAGCTCAAAGGCATCAACTTCCGCCTCTTTCTTGAATCCCAGCTCTCCAGGATACGCCAGGAAGACCCCTGTCTTTCATTAGCAA GTCGTTTCCGACAAGTAGAGGCATTGACAGCAATGGCCAATGCCTTCTATTCACTGTACTCCCATGTGTCCCGAACACCTCTTCAGAAGCTTGCACCGCCCCAGTTAACCTTCACCTCCCCAATCGTGGAGAGGACTATGTCTCGAACCAGTGTCCGCAGTGAACCGCGCTCCCCTGTTGAAAGGCTAAAAGACACTATCtccaaaatgtgtttatatacGGGATCCCGTGGCTCGGACTCCACGTCTCCAAGCAATTCACCTCGTAAGCGTAAATGCAGTCTGTCAGGTGTAGTTGAGAAGAGTGCAGAAGATGACAATGAAGAGTTATGTCTTCAAATGGAAGTAGATGATTTGGAACAAGACTTGGACTGGTTTATAGAGAGCAAGAAAGAACTCGAGGAGGAGACGTACGGGGTAAACCCCGAAAGGACTGATTCCTCAGAGTGTATGCCTTGTCAATCACTATCCGAGACGACAAATGAAAATGTACACAACCTCAGGCATGCATTAGCAGAGTGTACACCTTGCCTAGAACCAAAAACAGACATGGACGTGAAGTCCAAAGGTTGTACTCTGCGTTCTGGGCTTTCAAATAGCTCCAGCGTTACCATGGAACCTGTTCCTATCATTGCCCATGAAATCATATGCCCTCAGGTTGTTGAATATGTGAATCAGGCACCTTACCGCTGCATACACACAAATAGTATGGATATCAAAAACTCACCATTTGCACACCAGACAACTAATAAATCTCCTGTAAGACAATCTAATGCAAATAATTTACCCAAGTCAGATCAGTTGTGTCAGATCACAATCACTGGATGGGAGGACGACACTACCCTCTCCAACAGAGACACTCAGGAGCAGAGTTCATCCAACATCAAGAGGTTACTAAAGCCAGTAAAACCACTAAACCTGAACAAACAAGGCAACTCCTTCGAGCTGGAAGAG AATAGAGTTTCAATTCAGGTTCACAGTGCAGAGGAAGAGGAAGCCACTTCATCAGAATTTTGCTCCACAGTCACATTGTCTGTTTCGACGCATCACCACAAAT CGTCGCCACTGCGAGGGGACAGTTTTCAGTCAGACAGCAGTGGATATGCTGATGAGGATGTGAACCATTAA
- the LOC113097113 gene encoding protein TESPA1-like isoform X2: MESPSKIERRQAWASSRHKFTVKDAEHRSSTAEHQSHFSLQDDVFVDGCSAGKIETWLQGCGNEASPAKGSHLTIGPSRTGTSFEDDLSLGAEATALHYPSGAPQFRSTPQHKLNLALLSMGQSVASSAFSTTTNRTVSSVSEVLQMRAEDAEETLFQLGFGCEEPQVTARIPVRFFNFPSQLKGINFRLFLESQLSRIRQEDPCLSLASRFRQVEALTAMANAFYSLYSHVSRTPLQKLAPPQLTFTSPIVERTMSRTSVRSEPRSPVERLKDTISKMCLYTGSRGSDSTSPSNSPRKRKCSLSGVVEKSAEDDNEELCLQMEVDDLEQDLDWFIESKKELEEETYGVNPERTDSSECMPCQSLSETTNENVHNLRHALAECTPCLEPKTDMDVKSKGCTLRSGLSNSSSVTMEPVPIIAHEIICPQVVEYVNQAPYRCIHTNSMDIKNSPFAHQTTNKSPVRQSNANNLPKSDQLCQITITGWEDDTTLSNRDTQEQSSSNIKRLLKPVKPLNLNKQGNSFELEEVHSAEEEEATSSEFCSTVTLSVSTHHHKSSPLRGDSFQSDSSGYADEDVNH; the protein is encoded by the exons ATGGAGAGTCCTTCTAAGATCGAGAGGCGACAAGCGTGGGCAAGCAGTCGCCACAAGTTTACCGTAAAAGATGCAGAACACCGCAGCTCCACAGCAGAACATCAGTCTCATTTCTCGCTCCAAGATGATGTCTTTGTGGATG GATGCTCTGCTGGAAAAATTGAAACCTGGCTTCAAGGTTGTGG GAATGAAGCCAGTCCTGCCAAAGGCAGTCACCTAACAATAG GCCCTTCGAGGACAGGTACCAGCTTTGAGGATGATCTGAGTCTGGGTGCAGAGG CTACTGCATTACATTATCCATCAGGTGCACCACAGTTTAG AAGCACACCACAACACAAACTCAACCTGGCATTATTAAGCATGGGGCAGAGCGTCGCATCCAGTGCCTTCTCAACCACTACCAACAGGACTGTTTCCAG CGTGTCTGAAGTCCTCCAAATGCGTGCTGAAGATGCAGAAGAGACCCTTTTCCAGCTGGGTTTCGGTTGCGAGGAACCGCAGGTCACTGCCCGTATCCCAGTCCGCTTCTTCAATTTCCCATCCCAGCTCAAAGGCATCAACTTCCGCCTCTTTCTTGAATCCCAGCTCTCCAGGATACGCCAGGAAGACCCCTGTCTTTCATTAGCAA GTCGTTTCCGACAAGTAGAGGCATTGACAGCAATGGCCAATGCCTTCTATTCACTGTACTCCCATGTGTCCCGAACACCTCTTCAGAAGCTTGCACCGCCCCAGTTAACCTTCACCTCCCCAATCGTGGAGAGGACTATGTCTCGAACCAGTGTCCGCAGTGAACCGCGCTCCCCTGTTGAAAGGCTAAAAGACACTATCtccaaaatgtgtttatatacGGGATCCCGTGGCTCGGACTCCACGTCTCCAAGCAATTCACCTCGTAAGCGTAAATGCAGTCTGTCAGGTGTAGTTGAGAAGAGTGCAGAAGATGACAATGAAGAGTTATGTCTTCAAATGGAAGTAGATGATTTGGAACAAGACTTGGACTGGTTTATAGAGAGCAAGAAAGAACTCGAGGAGGAGACGTACGGGGTAAACCCCGAAAGGACTGATTCCTCAGAGTGTATGCCTTGTCAATCACTATCCGAGACGACAAATGAAAATGTACACAACCTCAGGCATGCATTAGCAGAGTGTACACCTTGCCTAGAACCAAAAACAGACATGGACGTGAAGTCCAAAGGTTGTACTCTGCGTTCTGGGCTTTCAAATAGCTCCAGCGTTACCATGGAACCTGTTCCTATCATTGCCCATGAAATCATATGCCCTCAGGTTGTTGAATATGTGAATCAGGCACCTTACCGCTGCATACACACAAATAGTATGGATATCAAAAACTCACCATTTGCACACCAGACAACTAATAAATCTCCTGTAAGACAATCTAATGCAAATAATTTACCCAAGTCAGATCAGTTGTGTCAGATCACAATCACTGGATGGGAGGACGACACTACCCTCTCCAACAGAGACACTCAGGAGCAGAGTTCATCCAACATCAAGAGGTTACTAAAGCCAGTAAAACCACTAAACCTGAACAAACAAGGCAACTCCTTCGAGCTGGAAGAG GTTCACAGTGCAGAGGAAGAGGAAGCCACTTCATCAGAATTTTGCTCCACAGTCACATTGTCTGTTTCGACGCATCACCACAAAT CGTCGCCACTGCGAGGGGACAGTTTTCAGTCAGACAGCAGTGGATATGCTGATGAGGATGTGAACCATTAA